From one Papilio machaon chromosome 16, ilPapMach1.1, whole genome shotgun sequence genomic stretch:
- the LOC106716744 gene encoding glutathione S-transferase 1 → MSSIKLYYYPASGPARIALMAARLVGVPLQIEIVDLMKREQFSEAYLKINPQHCVPTLDDDGFILSESRAIACYLADKYGTDDSIYPKDIKKRAIVNQRMYFDCSTLLVKMRAICHPIIFNIENEIKENLRDDFNASLSVLDKYLENNEWVAGEHVTIADTTIFASMSGIFAAGWDLSYFPNIQRWLKNCSNLPGYEEIKEGAKIYGDLVKKNLKQ, encoded by the exons ATGTCTTCAATTAAGCTATATTATTATCCTGCAAGTGGCCCAGCCAGAATAGCATTGATGGCTGCAAGACTAGTCGGTGTACCCTTACAAATAGAAATTGTGGATTTAATGAAAAGAGAGCAATTTAGTGAGGCTTATTTGAAGATAAACCCACAACACTGTGTACCCACCCTTGATGACGATGGTTTTATACTTTCGGAGAGTCGGGCAATAGCTTGTTATTTGGCGGATAAATACGGAACTGATGACTCAATTTATCCTAAAGACATTAAAAAGCGAGCTATTGTAAATCAACGAATGTATTTTGATTGTTCGACTTTGCTTGTGAAAATGCGAGCTATATGT CAtcctataatatttaatattgaaaatgaaataaaagagaaTTTGCGAGATGACTTTAATGCATCTTTGTCGGTTTTGGACAAGTATTTGGAGAACAACGAATGGGTTGCCGGTGAACATGTAACTATAGCGGACACAACGATCTTTGCCTCCATGTCTGGAATATTT gcagCGGGTTGGGATTTATCGTATTTTCCGAATATCCAACGGTGGCTTAAAAACTGCTCTAATTTACCTGGTTATGAAGAGATTAAAGAAGGAGCAAAAATCTATGGAGATCTTGTGAAGAAAAATTTGAAGCAGTGA
- the LOC106716745 gene encoding glutathione S-transferase 1, translated as MSPVKLYHFPLSAPSRGACLAAKVIGAPIEIEIIDLFKKEQFKESFLKINPQHCVPTLDDEGFILWESRAIACYLADKYGKDDSLYPKDLKRRALVNQRLYFDSSFLYVKIRAICYPILYQGVKEISKALKDDLNGTLGFLDKFLEGSKWVAGENCTIADTSIYASVSAILAVGWDITQFPNIQRWLKQCADLPGYTESEEGAKLFGEAVRKNLN; from the exons atGTCTCCTGTGAAGTTATATCATTTTCCATTAAGTGCTCCTTCGCGCGGTGCTTGTTTAGCGGCCAAAGTAATTGGAGCTCCGatagaaattgaaattattgatttattcaaGAAGGAACAGTTCAAAGAAAgttttctgaaaataaatccTCAACATTGCGTTCCTACCCTGGACGACGAAGGTTTTATTCTCTGGGAGAGTCGGGCTATTGCATGTTATTTGGCGGACAAATATGGGAAAGACGACTCACTATACCCAAAAGATCTTAAACGACGAGCCTTAGTTAACCaaagattatattttgatagttCATTTCTTTACGTGAAGATAAGAGCGATATGC TACCCAATTCTGTACCAAGGtgtaaaagaaatatcaaaagCATTAAAAGATGACTTGAATGGTACACTGGGTTTCCTTGATAAGTTTCTAGAGGGCTCTAAGTGGGTTGCAGGTGAAAATTGTACAATTGCAGACACTTCTATTTATGCATCTGTGTCAGCTATattg GCTGTAGGTTGGGACATTACACAATTTCCAAACATTCAGAGATGGTTAAAACAGTGTGCAGATTTACCTGGTTATACAGAAAGTGAAGAAGGTGCTAAATTGTTTGGAGAAGCTGTTAGAAAgaatcttaattaa
- the LOC106716746 gene encoding methyltransferase N6AMT1, producing METPKQNHIDKNDFDHVYEPAEDSYLLIDALEKDLQYLKSKNPTFCLEVGSGSGIIITAFGMAFPKAVCFSTDINFKACSMSKSTAFQNNVMLETVNMDLGSCFIENKFDVILFNPPYVVTDSNECGSFDITASWAGGVKGREVTDRMLELIPKILTVDGTFYLLLIEDNIPSEVISIMAENGFSSDVVIKRRVRNEFQLVVKFFQDKSN from the coding sequence ATGGAAACACCAAAACAAAACCACATTGACAAGAATGACTTTGATCATGTTTACGAACCAGCAGAAGACAGCTATCTACTTATTGATGCATTGGAAAAGGActtgcaatatttaaaaagcaagAATCCAACATTTTGCTTAGAAGTCGGGTCAGGCAGTGGTATAATAATAACAGCTTTCGGAATGGCATTTCCGAAGGCAGTATGTTTCAGCACAGACATAAATTTCAAAGCTTGCTCCATGTCCAAAAGTACGGCATTTCAAAACAATGTTATGTTGGAAACTGTCAATATGGATCTAGGaagttgttttattgaaaacaaatttgatgttatactttttaatccACCATATGTTGTAACAGATTCTAATGAGTGTGGAAGTTTTGATATAACTGCAAGTTGGGCTGGAGGGGTAAAAGGTCGTGAAGTAACGGACCGAATGCTTGAATTAATACCAAAGATACTTACTGTTGATGGCACCTTCTACCTCTTGTTAATTGAAGACAACATTCCAAGTGAAGTTATTTCTATTATGGCTGAGAATGGTTTTAGTTCAgatgttgttataaaaagaAGAGTGAGAAATGAATTTCAGTtagttgtaaagttttttcaaGATAAAAGTAACTGA
- the LOC106716747 gene encoding SNAPIN protein homolog, giving the protein MDDTESTTTSADENTGNLCDNPTRDTLAEGLLGLLKPTVDQLDDRVRATRISQLELKQQIDSLNEELLKVRESLNNHPDLDPYVKKLITCKHKVTVVLNILQASQDRLNQIRRMVEKDKPKVKVISEPLPEPEQGTSGVSDKGSIN; this is encoded by the exons ATGGACGATACAGAAAGCACAACAACGTCAGCGGATGAAAACACCGGCAACCTCTGCGATAACCCGACAAGAGATACGCTTGCAGAGGGCTTGTTAGGGCTTCTTAAACCGACTGTTGATCAACTTGATGATAGAGTGCGGGCTACGAG AATATCCCAGTTGGAATTAAAGCAGCAAATAGATTCACTGAATGAAGAATTGTTAAAAGTTCGAGAATCACTAAACAATCATCCAGACTTGGACCCTTATGtgaagaaattaattacatgCAAACATAAAGTTACTGTTGTTCTGAACATTCTACAAGCCTCTCag GATAGATTAAATCAAATTAGGCGAATGGTAGAAAAAGATAAGCCtaaagtaaaagtaatatCAGAACCTTTACCAGAACCTGAGCAAGGTACCAGTGGTGTTTCAGACAAAGGAAGCATAAACTAG
- the LOC106716486 gene encoding leucine-rich repeat-containing protein 49 translates to MPITFSRGNVRKLAFRSRGRSVQSLDIGGPRVDTPQSGDDRLFLQIKPALADPRAAHPAIQRSSTILTGNDYSNKGDGKDDVLNLQAVGEGKVQLSRTPQEKDRLPDRISLDRRGLSSIPNIVGEPTLRLLSLQHNLINSLSGLVPLELGKLVFLDVYDNQIDKITSLEKLFSLRVLLMGKNRIKRIEGLSNLVKLEVLDLHGNRITKVSGLSNLNELKVLNLAGNQIKCVGQIDLQGLVSLRELNLKRNKLRKLLGFQKVPQLQKLFLSNNDLLSVEDVSSLAEAMSLVEVTLDGNPVALGGDCTPFLVSYLPNLVTLSSMHVTDQVRAAAMAWRNNKEAAHAAYCALGGSAQQAARRDQIIHNARTNWELLRSENKCFNAVASLEKNIEKEYVLEQSSITITQNDSTQTMDATLAETAVNLHQETEDSDCKNNISDASMRNVKDGNIKKTQVRKFQRSSTARKVSEKRVNFSDRSASQDTDVSHSTSTSSDVKFPPILLPIISSLENVKLSDGTESILKRWGSVDPIIDSSFSSFPSSSSDSEDETNKKPLKRMPTVLRNRQNFSSSRSKSVCDPESRKVKAKNQDQVENTSNISCSTNTGSVNTSSTSGSDQNQRTLRRDGSLNSRMNNRNVRSATISRRSERASSGHRASTARAKSGKSLASLKSSEPVPKSVPPSKDREQGVDYLVEVSEGTVSAWGAGAVRRLARDWDWERARAVTRAAFHYVHFNAVAQSLSELKTRFPNITHISVRATGLQYLGQLHALAELRGITGLTIMPEGNPICSKYWREYSIYRLAHWGLKEINDEKVTDEELKSANRTYQGLSDIVLRAIPDAPLQPLLSRLGRNSNSTSSAKAWLRAADPALRDVIAKEALQFKKGQVSQEDMSWRVRGRGQLSHTIEVACGAAQRLRTLELQWPTIFVEMIEDILHDFVDMDNHVKEQMRTLSDS, encoded by the exons ATGCCTATCACATTTAGCCGCGGAAAT GTAAGAAAGTTAGCATTTCGCTCTAGAGGAAGATCGGTACAATCACTAGATATTGGCGGACCGCGAGTGGATACACCGCAAAGTGGTGATGATCGTTTATTTCTACAAATTAAACCTGCATTAGCAGACCCTAGGGCTGCCCATCCTGCAATACAACGATCTAGTACAATATTAACAGG CAATGATTACAGTAATAAAGGAGATGGCAAAGACGATGTACTTAATTTGCAAGCTGTGGGCGAGGGTAAGGTGCAACTTTCTAGAACTCCACAGGAAAAAGACCGTTTACCTGATAGAATAAGTCTAGACAG ACGTGGCTTATCTTCAATACCCAACATAGTGGGAGAGCCAACACTACGTCTATTGTCAttacaacataatttaatcaaCAGTTTATCAGGTCTTGTGCCGTTAGAGCTCGGCAAACTTGTGTTCCTTGACGTATATGACAatcaaattgataaaataacttcTCTAGAAAAGTTATTTAGCTTACGAGTTTTATTGATGGGGAAGAACAG gATAAAAAGAATAGAAGGCTTGTCAAATCTAGTCAAATTAGAAGTCCTAGATTTACATGGAAACAGGATCACTAAAGTTAGTGGACTATCTAACTTGAATGAGTTAAAAGTTCTCAATTTGGCTGggaatcaaataaaatgcgTTGGACAGATCGATCTTCAAGGGCTCGTGTCATTAAGAGAACTCAATTTAAAACGgaacaaattaagaaaattgctCGGTTTTCAAAAAGTTCCACAGTTACAGAAGTTATTTCTCAGTAACAACGATTTACTGag TGTTGAGGATGTATCTTCACTAGCCGAAGCCATGTCTCTCGTTGAAGTTACCTTGGATGGTAATCCAGTTGCATTAGGCGGTGATTGTACTCCATTTCTAGTATCATATTTACCTAATTTAGTAACTTTATCAAGCATGCATGTAACGGACCAG GTTCGAGCTGCAGCAATGGCCTGGAGAAACAATAAAGAAGCAGCTCATGCCGCGTATTGTGCTCTAGGTGGGTCAGCTCAACAGGCAGCTCGTCGGGATCAAATCATTCACAACGCTCGTACCAATTGGGAATTACTCAG atctgaaaataaatgctttaATGCAGTAGCatcattagaaaaaaatatagaaaaagaatATGTCTTGGAGCAGTCATCAATAACAATTACGCAGAACGATAGTACACAAACAATGGATGCAACATTAGCAGAGACTGCAGTTAATTTGCATCAAGAAACTGAAGATTctgattgtaaaaataatataagtgaTGCTAGTATGAGAAACGTTAAAGATgggaatattaaaaagacaCAAGTAAGAAAATTTCAAAGAAGCTCCACTGCTCGTAAGGTTTCAGAAAAAAGGGTTAATTTTTCAGATCGAAGCGCTTCCCAAGATACTGATGTCTCACATTCTACGTCTACAAGTAGTGATGTAAAGTTTCCGCCCATATTATTGCCAATTATATCTTCTTTAGAAAATGTGAAACTATCTGATGGTACagaatcaatattaaaaagatgGGGTAGCGTTGATCCTATCATAGATTCATCATTCAGTTCCTTCCCTTCTTCAAGCAGTGACAGTGAAGATGAAACTAATAAGAAACCATTAAAAAGAATGCCAACAGTCTTAAGAAATAGACAAAACTTCAGTTCATCTCGTTCCAAGTCTGTTTGTGATCCCGAAAGTCGAAAAGTTAAAGCTAAAAATCAGGATCAAGTTGAAAACACGAGTAATATATCTTGTAGTACAAATACGGGGTCAGTAAATACATCATCGACATCGGGAAGTGACCAAAACCAAAGGACATTAAGACGAGACGGTTCACTAAATAGCAGAATGAATAATAGGAACGTGAGAAGTGCAACGATATCAAGACGAAGTGAGAGAGCATCTTCGGGCCATAGAGCTTCCACGGCTAGAGCCAAATCCGGAAAGAGCTTGGCCAGTCTGAAATCATCGGAACCCGTACCAAAATCTGTGCCACCATCTAAAGACAGGGAACAAG GAGTGGATTACCTGGTAGAAGTAAGCGAGGGTACAGTGAGCGCGTGGGGCGCAGGCGCAGTCCGGCGCCTGGCCCGCGACTGGGACTGGGAGCGCGCGCGCGCCGTCACCAGAGCCGCTTTCCACTACGTGCACTTCAATGCTGTTGCTCAGTCCTTATCCGAACTGAAAACCAG GTTTCCAAATATAACGCACATATCAGTCCGTGCTACTGGTCTACAATACCTCGGGCAGTTACACGCTTTGGCTGAATTGCGTGGAATAACAGGTCTGACGATAATGCCGGAAGGTAATCCGATATGCTCTAAATATTGGCGGGAATATTCCATTTATAGACTTGCTCATTGGGGTCTGAAGGAAATTAATGATGAAaag GTGACAGACGAAGAACTTAAATCTGCAAATAGAACATATCAAGGTCTGAGTGATATAGTATTGCGTGCCATCCCTGACGCTCCGCTGCAGCCCTTGTTGTCGCGACTTGGACGTAACAGCAACAGCACTAGCAGCGCTAAAGCCTGGCTCAGAGCCGCTGATCCCGCACTCAGAGATGTCATAGCTAAAGAAGCATTACAGTTTAAAAAGGGTCAAGTATCTCAg GAAGATATGAGCTGGCGCGTACGTGGACGTGGTCAATTATCGCACACTATAGAGGTCGCTTGCGGCGCCGCCCAGCGCCTGCGCACTCTCGAACTCCAGTGGCCAACGATTTTCGTAGAAATGATCGAAGACATTCTCCATGACTTTGTCGACATGGATAATCACGTTAAGGAGCAAATGCGAACACTTTCAGATTCATAG
- the LOC106716623 gene encoding lanC-like protein 3, producing the protein MNKGLKKLFSFQKISKFLYSFTPSATMVRYFPNPYVEEGIAEKEPSHDDLTQQINEYIKNITTRLQPSNRNVDGGLYVGVTGVSYMFYYLFKNPLLKDSKSLFIEKAVEYLQPALDSSAGERTSFLLGDAGTFALAAVVFKAKEDERYTDFIKNYKALYNQYLNPKFLKCGGDEFFVGRAGYLAGALWMHKELQTPVLTREEMYNICDVIVESGRDYSMKSKSRCPLMYHYYNTQYLGAAHGLSFILQMLLTVPGYLQFNTSAGKDVKSTVEYIASLQTKDGNWPCCMEELVLDDHKLIHWCHGAPGTVYLMAKAYLVFNDQRFLDSCIKAGEVVWQKGLLRKGPGICHGIAGNGYVFLLLYRLTGDDNYLHRAKMFANFMKSEVFIRDSRLPDNPESLYEGIAGTVCFLSDLLTPEIAEFPFQDVFSNFNQ; encoded by the coding sequence atgaacaaaggtttaaaaaaactattttcgtTTCAAAAGATATCGAAATTCCTGTATTCGTTTACTCCAAGTGCAACTATGGTAAGATACTTTCCAAACCCTTATGTCGAGGAAGGTATAGCCGAAAAGGAGCCTTCGCACGATGATCTCACGCAACAAATTAAcgagtacattaaaaatattacaacgcGATTGCAACCATCTAATAGGAACGTTGATGGCGGTTTATATGTCGGAGTGACTGGGGTgtcttatatgttttattatttatttaaaaatccgCTTTTAAAAGACagcaaaagtttatttatcgAGAAAGCCGTAGAATATTTACAACCGGCTCTGGACAGCTCCGCCGGAGAAAGGACGTCATTTCTTTTGGGCGACGCTGGGACGTTTGCTTTAGCGGCAGTTGTGTTTAAAGCAAAAGAGGATGAACGGTATACtgactttataaaaaattacaaagccCTTTACAACCAATATCTTAATCCAAAGTTTTTGAAATGTGGGGGTGATGAATTTTTTGTGGGTAGAGCTGGTTATCTTGCTGGGGCTTTATGGATGCATAAGGAGCTACAAACACCGGTTTTGACAAGAGAAGAAATGTACAACATATGCGATGTGATAGTAGAATCTGGACGTGATTACTCTATGAAAAGTAAAAGCAGATGTCCACTGatgtatcattattataatactcAGTATTTAGGTGCAGCTCATGGCTTGAGCTTTATCTTGCAAATGCTCTTAACTGTACCAGGGTACTTGCAGTTTAACACATCTGCTGGGAAAGATGTGAAATCTACTGTAGAATATATAGCTTCCTTGCAAACAAAAGATGGTAACTGGCCTTGTTGCATGGAAGAACTTGTTTTAGATGATCACAAACTAATACATTGGTGTCATGGAGCTCCAGGCACTGTGTACTTGATGGCCAAAGCTTACCTTGTTTTTAATGACCAAAGGTTCTTGGATTCCTGTATTAAAGCAGGTGAAGTTGTATGGCAGAAAGGTTTGTTACGGAAAGGCCCGGGCATTTGCCACGGAATAGCTGGCAATGGTTATGTATTCCTGCTGCTGTATAGATTGACTGGAgatgataattatttacacCGTGCAAAGATGTTTGCAAACTTCATGAAGAGTGAAGTATTCATTAGAGACTCGAGACTACCAGATAATCCTGAGAGCTTGTATGAGGGTATTGCGGGAACAGTGTGCTTTTTGTCCGATCTTTTGACACCCGAAATTGCTGAGTTTCCATTTCAAGAtgtgttttctaattttaaccAGTAA